The following are from one region of the Actinoplanes sp. L3-i22 genome:
- a CDS encoding aspartate aminotransferase family protein: protein MSLLDRHRAVLPAWMPVYYGDDALEIVAGSGRRVTDATGRTYLDFFGGVLTTMVGYDIAEISDAVRRQLDTGVAHTSTLYLIRQQVELAEKIARLSGIPDARVFFTNSGTEANESALLFATNARRSNQILAIKNSYHGRTFATMAVTGHRSWSSSSLSPLSVHWLASSDRLRGRMAGMSDDDLLDAAVDDLREVLATVTAGDVAGLIAEPIQGVGGFVAGPDGLLGAYRKVLAEHGILLIADEVQTGWGRTGDHFWGYQAHGVTPDLITFAKGIGNGFALGGVVGRAEVMNAVPAISFSTFGGNPVSAAAGNAVLDYVLSHDLQGNAQRTGSLLLQGLRELSYGILAEVRGRGLMIGLEFVRPGTTEPDPASTVRVFDLCREHGLLVGKGGLYGNVLRLGPPLTLTEDEAREGLAILIDAIATADAESRIA from the coding sequence ATGTCCCTGCTGGATCGTCATCGCGCTGTCCTGCCGGCCTGGATGCCGGTGTACTACGGCGACGACGCGCTGGAGATCGTCGCCGGCTCCGGCCGCCGGGTCACCGACGCGACCGGCCGTACCTACCTGGACTTCTTCGGCGGTGTGCTGACCACCATGGTCGGCTACGACATCGCCGAGATCAGTGACGCGGTCCGCCGCCAGCTCGACACCGGCGTCGCGCACACCTCGACGCTGTACCTGATCCGGCAGCAGGTCGAGCTGGCCGAGAAGATCGCCCGGCTGTCCGGGATCCCGGACGCGCGGGTCTTCTTCACCAACTCCGGCACCGAGGCCAACGAGTCCGCGCTGCTGTTCGCCACGAACGCGCGCCGCTCCAACCAGATCCTGGCGATCAAGAACAGCTACCACGGCCGGACGTTCGCCACCATGGCCGTCACCGGGCACCGCAGCTGGTCGTCGAGCTCGCTCAGCCCGCTCTCGGTGCACTGGCTCGCCTCCTCCGACCGGCTGCGCGGCCGGATGGCCGGGATGTCCGACGACGATCTGCTCGACGCGGCCGTCGACGACCTGCGCGAGGTGCTCGCCACGGTCACCGCCGGGGACGTGGCCGGGCTGATCGCCGAGCCGATCCAGGGCGTCGGCGGGTTCGTGGCCGGGCCGGACGGGCTGCTCGGGGCGTACCGGAAGGTCCTCGCCGAGCACGGCATCCTGCTGATCGCCGACGAGGTCCAGACCGGCTGGGGCCGCACCGGCGACCACTTCTGGGGCTACCAGGCGCACGGCGTGACGCCGGATCTGATCACCTTCGCCAAGGGGATCGGGAACGGGTTCGCGCTCGGCGGGGTGGTCGGCCGCGCCGAGGTGATGAACGCGGTCCCGGCGATCAGCTTCTCCACCTTCGGTGGCAACCCGGTCAGCGCCGCCGCCGGCAACGCGGTCCTCGACTACGTGCTGTCGCACGATCTCCAGGGCAATGCGCAACGGACCGGGTCGCTGCTGCTCCAGGGACTGCGAGAGCTTTCGTACGGCATTCTGGCCGAGGTCCGTGGCCGCGGCCTGATGATCGGGCTGGAGTTCGTCCGCCCGGGCACCACCGAGCCGGACCCGGCGTCCACCGTCCGGGTCTTCGACCTCTGCCGCGAGCACGGCCTGCTGGTCGGCAAGGGCGGCCTGTACGGCAACGTGCTGCGCCTGGGCCCGCCGCTGACCCTGACCGAGGACGAGGCCCGCGAGGGTCTGGCCATCCTGATCGACGCGATCGCGACCGCCGACGCCGAGTCGCGCATCGCCTGA
- a CDS encoding sugar phosphate isomerase/epimerase — MKPSLSRRQLLGAAAAAGAATTIAAPTAATAHGGGALHRVPTDQISVQLYTLRDQLALNLEASLAELAAIGYTRVEHAGFVGRTAAQFRAALDAAGLRATSGHVGIPQPFDAATWQRALEDAAIVGNKFIVHPFFGQGATGPIRDAAVYRAFARDLNRAGELARRAGLDFGYHNHQAEFLRQDGTDRTGFDILTHDTDPRLVHLEVDLFWAFRGAHDPVDLIAEHRGRIKQVHVKDLNVGGSFADPGDGLIDFGRIFQRSREAGLIEYIVERDDAGTPPRTPADALVTARRGYTYLAGLRF, encoded by the coding sequence ATGAAGCCGTCACTCAGCCGCCGCCAACTTCTCGGTGCCGCCGCCGCGGCCGGCGCCGCCACCACGATCGCCGCTCCAACCGCCGCCACCGCCCACGGCGGGGGTGCTCTGCACCGGGTGCCCACCGACCAGATCAGCGTCCAGCTCTACACGCTGCGCGACCAGCTGGCGCTCAACCTGGAGGCCAGCCTCGCCGAGCTCGCCGCGATCGGCTACACCCGGGTGGAGCACGCCGGCTTCGTCGGCCGCACCGCCGCCCAGTTCCGGGCCGCCCTGGACGCGGCCGGTCTGCGCGCCACCTCCGGCCACGTCGGCATCCCGCAGCCGTTCGACGCCGCCACCTGGCAGCGCGCGCTCGAGGACGCCGCGATCGTCGGCAACAAGTTCATCGTCCACCCGTTCTTCGGGCAGGGCGCGACCGGCCCGATCCGGGACGCCGCCGTCTACCGGGCCTTCGCCCGCGACCTGAACCGGGCCGGGGAGCTGGCCCGCCGGGCCGGGCTCGACTTCGGCTACCACAACCACCAGGCCGAGTTCCTCCGGCAGGACGGGACCGACCGGACCGGGTTCGACATCCTCACCCATGACACCGACCCGCGGCTGGTGCACCTGGAGGTGGACCTGTTCTGGGCGTTCCGCGGCGCGCACGACCCGGTCGATCTGATCGCCGAGCACCGCGGCCGGATCAAGCAGGTGCACGTCAAGGACCTGAACGTGGGCGGCAGCTTCGCCGACCCGGGCGACGGCCTGATCGACTTCGGGCGGATCTTCCAGCGGTCCCGCGAGGCCGGCCTGATCGAGTACATCGTGGAGCGGGACGACGCCGGGACGCCCCCGCGGACGCCGGCGGATGCCCTGGTCACGGCTCGGCGCGGGTACACGTACCTCGCAGGTCTGAGGTTTTGA
- a CDS encoding PQQ-dependent sugar dehydrogenase: MVVLATPAVAVAHPGHELPPSSDFQKVTLDDFPGEPIALAVLPDRRVLHTARSGEVRIHEPSTGRNVLAAKIPVYLHDEEGVQGVAIDPDFEHNKWVYLYYSPVLNTPVDDPATPAVNEGDAPAEGTAADFAPFKGVMRLSRFKLSGNTLRLATEQKIIEVATDRGMCCHVGGKIDFDRAGNLFLSTGDDTNPFFSSGYAPLDERANRNPAFDSQRTAGNTNDLRGKLLRIRVGRDGGYTVPRGNLFRPGTPKTRPEIYAMGLRNPFRFTLDPQTDMVLLADYSPDAQAADPLRGPAGQGRWMAIDKPANYGWPYCVSPDLPYVDYDFATGVSGAPFDCRHPKNDSPHNTGLRDLPPVATAQIIYSYGASSAWPELGTGGIGPMGGPAYDYDARSRSRVKWPASFDGLPLFAEWTRDYVKAFHLDRRNQVTRIDPVLPEIVFDNPMDLEFGPDGALYVLEYGDGYFSENPDAQLARIDYVRGNRTPIPRASANPGNGQAPLMVRFSSAGTVDPDGDALTYAWDLDADGRVDSTDPNPVFTFVANGNYRPTLKVTDSTGRSASAEVILPVGTAAPQVTFVTPVAGQPFSFGQTVTYEVTVADDAPVDCARVTVTYILGHDQHGHPLSTSSGCTGSITTFVDAGHAGADNLTAVFVASYTDTGTPPQTGSATVVLTPTT, from the coding sequence GTGGTCGTGCTGGCCACCCCGGCCGTGGCCGTGGCCCATCCGGGTCACGAGTTGCCGCCCTCGTCCGACTTCCAGAAGGTCACCCTCGACGACTTCCCGGGCGAGCCGATCGCGCTCGCCGTGCTGCCCGACCGCCGCGTGCTGCACACCGCCCGCTCCGGCGAGGTACGCATCCACGAGCCGTCGACCGGCCGCAACGTGCTGGCCGCCAAGATCCCGGTCTACCTGCACGACGAGGAGGGCGTGCAGGGCGTCGCGATCGACCCCGACTTCGAGCACAACAAATGGGTCTACCTCTACTACTCGCCGGTGCTGAACACGCCGGTCGACGACCCGGCGACGCCGGCCGTCAACGAGGGTGACGCGCCCGCCGAGGGGACCGCCGCCGACTTCGCGCCGTTCAAGGGCGTGATGCGGCTGTCCCGGTTCAAGCTGAGCGGCAACACCCTGCGGCTGGCGACCGAACAGAAGATCATCGAGGTGGCCACCGATCGGGGCATGTGCTGCCATGTCGGCGGCAAGATCGACTTCGACCGGGCCGGCAACCTCTTCCTGTCCACCGGCGACGACACCAACCCGTTCTTCTCCAGCGGCTACGCGCCGCTCGACGAGCGGGCGAACCGCAACCCGGCCTTCGACTCCCAGCGGACCGCCGGCAACACCAACGACCTGCGCGGCAAGCTGCTGCGCATCCGGGTCGGCCGGGACGGCGGCTACACCGTCCCGCGTGGCAACCTGTTCCGGCCCGGCACGCCGAAGACTCGGCCGGAGATCTACGCGATGGGCCTGCGGAACCCGTTCCGGTTCACCCTGGACCCGCAGACCGACATGGTTCTGCTGGCCGACTACTCGCCGGACGCGCAGGCCGCCGATCCGCTGCGCGGGCCGGCCGGGCAGGGCCGCTGGATGGCGATCGACAAGCCGGCGAACTACGGCTGGCCGTACTGCGTGTCGCCGGACCTGCCCTACGTGGACTACGACTTCGCCACCGGGGTCTCCGGCGCGCCGTTCGACTGCCGCCATCCGAAGAACGACTCGCCGCACAACACCGGCCTCCGCGATCTGCCGCCGGTGGCGACGGCTCAGATCATTTATTCGTACGGCGCCAGCTCCGCCTGGCCCGAGCTGGGCACCGGCGGCATCGGGCCGATGGGCGGGCCGGCGTACGACTACGACGCCCGCTCCCGGTCGCGGGTCAAGTGGCCGGCGTCGTTCGACGGGCTGCCGCTGTTCGCCGAGTGGACCCGCGACTACGTCAAGGCGTTCCACCTGGACCGGCGCAACCAGGTGACCCGGATCGACCCGGTGCTGCCGGAGATCGTCTTCGACAACCCGATGGACCTGGAGTTCGGCCCGGACGGCGCGCTCTACGTCCTGGAGTACGGCGACGGGTACTTCAGCGAGAACCCGGACGCCCAGCTCGCCCGGATCGACTACGTCCGCGGGAACCGCACCCCGATCCCGCGGGCCAGCGCGAACCCGGGCAACGGGCAGGCGCCGCTGATGGTGCGGTTCTCCAGCGCCGGGACGGTGGATCCGGACGGCGACGCGCTGACCTACGCGTGGGACCTCGACGCGGACGGGCGGGTGGACTCGACCGACCCGAACCCGGTCTTCACGTTCGTGGCCAACGGGAACTACCGGCCGACCCTGAAGGTCACCGACAGCACCGGCCGGTCGGCGTCCGCCGAGGTGATCCTGCCGGTCGGGACGGCCGCGCCGCAGGTCACGTTCGTCACGCCGGTGGCCGGGCAGCCGTTCTCGTTCGGGCAGACGGTGACCTACGAGGTGACCGTCGCCGACGACGCCCCGGTGGACTGCGCGCGGGTGACCGTGACGTACATCCTCGGGCACGACCAGCACGGTCACCCGCTGTCGACGTCGTCGGGCTGCACCGGCTCGATCACCACGTTCGTCGACGCCGGCCACGCCGGCGCGGACAACCTGACCGCGGTCTTCGTCGCGTCCTACACGGACACCGGCACCCCGCCCCAGACCGGCTCCGCCACGGTCGTCCTCACCCCGACCACCTGA